The following nucleotide sequence is from Pseudoalteromonas xiamenensis.
GGCGAGGTATCCGCTGTAACCATTCGTCCTTCTATAGTTTCGTTGTAGATTGCAACAATAGCAGGGAGATCATCGCGTTGAGCCAAACGTATTGTATAGTCACCAGTGAAAAGCAAATTTTGCGTCATTATTCGGGTTCTTGATCAAAAAGTGGTATCGTTTCGTATAGTAGAGCAGCTCTATTAGGAAGGAAATAAGAATGCTACGAATTGCATCATTGTGTATTGGTTTGTGTATAAGCAGTTTATCGTTTGCTACGTCAGCGTCTGAAACCTGCGACGATTTTACGAATACGACCTTTAGGAAACTCCATTCCAAAGAATCCATAAACCTGTGTGAGTTCAAAGACAAACCGCTTCTCATTGTAAACACGGCAAGTAACTGTGGGTTTACCAGCCAATTCAAAGGGCTTGAAGCCTTATATAAGGAATATAAAGATCAAGGTCTGGTCGTGATAGGCTTTCCATCCGATGACTTTTTACAAGAAGAAAACGACGAGGCAGATACCGCTAAAGTGTGCTTTATGAATTATGGCGTTACCTTTCCAATGATGGCCACATCTGAAGTCAGAGGAAGTAATGCTAATGCGGTGTTTAAATATCTAAATGAACAGACAAGCTCACCAAATTGGAATTTCTACAAATATCTTGTTTCAAAAGATCGCAAAGAAATTCAGCGCTTCAATAGCCGCACGAAGCCCGATTCAGAGGAACTTCGCAGCGCCATCGAAAAGCTTTTGAAATAACGGTGCAAATTTAAAAATATCTCCTAGACTAAAGTATGATTTCTAGAATAATAAGGATAAGCCTATGAAACTTGCGAATGCCCGCCATATTTTGGTGGACAGTGAAGCACAGTGCCAAGACCTCAAAGAAAGGATAATAGCCGGAGAAGATTTCGCCGAATTAGCTAAAACCTATTCAAATTGCCCATCTGGCCAAGATGGCGGAGCGCTTGGTGAATTTGGACCGGGTATGATGGTGCCTGAGTTTGACCGAGTGGTTTTTTCCGCACCGATTAATGAAGTGCAAGGCCCTGTTCAAACACAATTTGGTTATCATCTGTTAGAGGTGACCAATCGCACAGAGTAATGTGTACAAGCAGTAAAACATAACGCGGCGATGGCTGCGTTTTTTGTTTAACTATCTTAAGCAGATAATTGCATGGCTCTTATACCTGCACGCTCATTGCAGACCTTTTAAATTGCTATCATTGGAGCATTGGCAAGCGGTTCTAATCACGGTATAAAAGTGCTTAAGATTAGATATTGTCTATTCACTCATCAAACACCAGCGACAACTATACAAGGACTGCATCATGATACTTTACGGCTCAAACACGTCACCGTTCGCCCGCAGATTGAGACTTTGGTTAGCGCGAGAACATTTGCCTTTTACTTATCAACACATTGATATTTTCTCTACTGAAGGCCGTGCAATTTTAAATGAACATAACCCGGCGAAAAAAATTCCATTTCTCGTCGACGGCGCGACGGTAATCTGTGATTCCAATGTCATTTTTCGCTACGTGTCACAAAAGTTTCAACTCTCCGCGTTAACGTGGCAACAAGAGAATGTGTTGACCTACATTAATGCATGTAACGATTCCTGTGTTGAATTGCTGCTCTGTGACCGCTCAGGTTTTGATACGAAAGACGACAAACTGTTTTTTAATTTGCAGCGTGAACGAGTGTCATCACTATTAACTTTACTGGATGAGGAGTGTGAGAAATCCTCATTTATTAACTGCAGTTATTTGGCAATCAGTTTATACTGCTTGTTGGATTGGATTGCATTTCGCGCATTGTGGACACTTGATGAACACCCGAATTTGCAACATTTTTATTCGGTGTTTTCAACGCAAGATGATGTAGCACAAAGCGATCCACGTAACCATTAAAGAGAAACAAAATGAATGAATTAGAACTCGATTCAGAACTCGTAAACTTCGTAACTGCAGTTCGCCAACAAAGTCAAGTATGGGCTTTAGGTGCGGACGATGAAGGACTTGTCGTGTGTGACTCAAACCAATTTGATGACACAGATGTGTTGTTACTTTGGGATAGTGAAGAAAAAGCAAAAGCACAGTGCAATGAAGAGTGGGCAGAATTCGAACCTGTGGCTATTCCATTGGACGAACTGCTTGACGAGTGGATTGAAGAGTTGAA
It contains:
- a CDS encoding glutathione peroxidase — its product is MLRIASLCIGLCISSLSFATSASETCDDFTNTTFRKLHSKESINLCEFKDKPLLIVNTASNCGFTSQFKGLEALYKEYKDQGLVVIGFPSDDFLQEENDEADTAKVCFMNYGVTFPMMATSEVRGSNANAVFKYLNEQTSSPNWNFYKYLVSKDRKEIQRFNSRTKPDSEELRSAIEKLLK
- a CDS encoding peptidylprolyl isomerase; its protein translation is MKLANARHILVDSEAQCQDLKERIIAGEDFAELAKTYSNCPSGQDGGALGEFGPGMMVPEFDRVVFSAPINEVQGPVQTQFGYHLLEVTNRTE
- a CDS encoding glutathione S-transferase family protein, whose translation is MILYGSNTSPFARRLRLWLAREHLPFTYQHIDIFSTEGRAILNEHNPAKKIPFLVDGATVICDSNVIFRYVSQKFQLSALTWQQENVLTYINACNDSCVELLLCDRSGFDTKDDKLFFNLQRERVSSLLTLLDEECEKSSFINCSYLAISLYCLLDWIAFRALWTLDEHPNLQHFYSVFSTQDDVAQSDPRNH
- a CDS encoding DUF2750 domain-containing protein, whose amino-acid sequence is MNELELDSELVNFVTAVRQQSQVWALGADDEGLVVCDSNQFDDTDVLLLWDSEEKAKAQCNEEWAEFEPVAIPLDELLDEWIEELNADSALLGLNWNDDNVCVEIEPTGLARALED